The Knoellia sp. S7-12 region GCGCCAACCGGAAGAGCTGGGTCTGACCAGACGACAGCTCGTGCGGGAACCGCCCGCCGAGCTCACCGATCCCCAGGTCCGACAGCGCCGCTGCCACCCGCTCGTCGGTGGTGTCCGCATCCCCGGCCCACGTCGCATCGAGCAGCACGAGGTGGTCGCGCAGGGTGAGGTCGCGATAGGTCGCTGGCGCTCCCACGAGGGCGGCGACGGCGGCTCGGACAGCAGGGTCACGCTCGTCGGCGGCCACGTCCCCGATGAAGGCCTGGCCCGTCGTCGCCGGCAGCATCCCCATGAGGATGCGGAGCAAGGTGGTCTTGCCGGAGCCGTTGGGGCCGCGCAGCACCAGGCACGAGCCAGTGGGGGCGGTGACCGAGACGGGCGCGAGGAGCGTCGCCGGGCCGATCACCTTCGACACGTCTGCGGCTCGGACATCCATGAAGGGCACGCTAGCGACCCACCCGGTCACCCCGTCCACAGGCCGGTGAACGCGGCATACCGGCTGTCGTTCACGGCGACTAGGTTGGGGGCCGTGAGCACCGCCCTGTATCGCCGCTACCGCCCCGAGACGTTCGTCGACGTCATCGGGCAGGAGCACGTGACCGAGCCGCTCATGCAGGCACTGCGCACCGAGCGCGTCAACCACGCCTATCTCTTCAGCGGGCCGCGTGGTTGTGGCAAGACGACGAGCGCCCGCATCCTCGCGCGCTGCCTCAACTGCGAGCAGGGCCCGACACCGATCCCGTGCGGTGAGTGCGACTCGTGCGTGGCCCTGGCCCGCGGCGGCGCCGGCACCGTTGACGTCATCGAGATCGACGCAGCCAGCCACGGTGGTGTCGACGACGCGCGTGACCTGCGCGAACGCGCCAGCTATGGGCCGGCGCAGAGCCGCTACAAGATCTACATCATCGACGAGGCGCACATGGTGACGCCGCAGGGCTTCAACGCGCTGCTCAAGATCGTCGAGGAGCCGCCCGAGCACGTGAAGTTCATCTTTGCGACGACCGAGCCCGAAAAGGTCATCGGCACGATCCGGTCGCGCACCCACCACTACCCCTTCCGGTTGGTGCCCCCGGGGCAGCTCACCGAATACATGGAGAAGCTCTGCGTCTCCGAGAAGGTCGCAGTGGCGCCGGGTGTCCTGTCGTTCGTCGTGCGCGCCGGTGGCGGGTCCGTGCGTGACTCGCTGTCCGTGCTCGACCAGCTCATCGCCGGGTCTGGGCCCGAGGGGCTCACCTATGAGTCGGCGGCATCGCTCCTGGGTTTCACCGACAGCGAGCTGCTCGACGCCGCGATCGACGCGTTCGCCGCAGGTGATGGTGCTGGCGCGTTCTCGTCGATCGAGCGGGTCATCGAGACCGGGCTCGACCCGCGCCGCTACATCGAGGACCTGCTGGAGCGGCTGCGTGACCTCATCGTCGTTGCGGCTGTGCCCGATGGCGCCTCGGCCGTGCTGCGTGCCCTCCCGCCGGACCAGCTCGAGCGGATGCGCCAGCAGGCGGCTGCGTTCGGCCCCGGCGCGCTCTCGCGGGCGGCCGACATCGTCAACGCCGGACTCTCCGAGATGA contains the following coding sequences:
- a CDS encoding ATP-binding cassette domain-containing protein, translating into MDVRAADVSKVIGPATLLAPVSVTAPTGSCLVLRGPNGSGKTTLLRILMGMLPATTGQAFIGDVAADERDPAVRAAVAALVGAPATYRDLTLRDHLVLLDATWAGDADTTDERVAAALSDLGIGELGGRFPHELSSGQTQLFRLALTLFRPCEVLVLDEPEQRLDTSKRVLVADLLAARRDAGTTVVLACHDPVITERVTGQAADQVVDLVAAEG